The following proteins are co-located in the Primulina tabacum isolate GXHZ01 chromosome 11, ASM2559414v2, whole genome shotgun sequence genome:
- the LOC142518997 gene encoding uncharacterized protein LOC142518997: MIKQRHKPPEPLDFFIWTVDDVGLWLEAINLGSYRQIFKEHGVNGEYLEGMSMFTTEQILRFIRKCHMKWGDFITLCKELRQIKVACLKGEQKVRQPWWAPSCLSVVFAKAAKRNMQSRVVSLKLET, translated from the exons ATGATCAAACAGAGACACAAGCCACCGGAGCCTCTCGATTTCTTTATCTGGACTGTTGAT GATGTCGGCTTGTGGTTGGAAGCGATAAATCTTGGTAGCTATcgtcaaattttcaaagaacaTGGGGTCAACGGAGAGTACTTGGAAGGGATGTCGATGTTCACTACCGAACAGATACTCCGTTTCATACGAAAGTGCCATATGAAATGGGGAGATTTCATAACATTGTGCAAGGAGCTAAGGCAAATTAAAG TGGCTTGCTTGAAAGGGGAGCAAAAGGTACGTCAGCCTTGGTGGGCCCCGTCTTGTCTTTCGGTAGTATTCGCCAAGGCCGCAAAACGCAACATGCAATCGCGGGTGGTTTCGTTGAAGCTGGAAACTTAA